The following proteins come from a genomic window of Canis lupus dingo isolate Sandy chromosome 20, ASM325472v2, whole genome shotgun sequence:
- the AMIGO3 gene encoding amphoterin-induced protein 3, which produces MAWLVLLGALLCMSRVGVGSLGTEGFLPSMPHNCPYKCVCAADLLSCAGLGLQDVPAALPAAAADLDLSHNALQRLRPGWLAPLSRLRALRLGHNELDVLGRGVFTNASALRLLDLSSNALRALGRHDLDGLGALERLLLFNNRLAHLDVHAFRGLGALSRLYLGCNELSSFSFDHLHGLGTTHLRTLDLSSNRLGRIPVAHLAALPAFLKNGLYLHNNPLPCDCRLYHLLRRWQQRGLSAVSDFAREYMCLAFKVPASRVRFFEHSRIFQNCSTALARGLERPEEQLHVQMGRSLTLRCNTSAPAVRVAWVSPQHELLVAPGSQDGSISVLADGSLAISNVQPQHEGVFVCLASGPRLHHNQTHEYNVSVHFPHPEPEAFNTGFTTLLGCAVGLVLVLLYLFAPPCPGCRRCYRRTCRCRCWPRAPSPLRELSAQSSVLSTTPPDVPSRKASVHKHVVFLEPGRRGLNGRVQLAVAEDFDLYNPVGLQLKAGSESASSTGSEGLVMT; this is translated from the coding sequence ATGGCCTGGCTGGTGCTGCTGGGCGCCCTACTGTGCATGTCGCGCGTCGGGGTGGGCAGCCTAGGCACAGAGGGCTTCCTGCCCTCCATGCCCCATAACTGCCCCTACAAATGTGTGTGCGCCGCCGACCTACTGAGCTGTGcgggcctggggctgcaggacGTGCCGGCTGCACTGCCGGCTGCCGCCGCAGACCTTGACCTGAGCCACAACGCACTCCAGCGCCTGCGCCCCGGCTGGCTGGCGCCCCTCTCCCGGCTGCGCGCCCTGCGCCTAGGCCACAACGAGCTGGATGTGCTAGGTCGCGGAGTCTTCACCAACGCCAGCGCCCTGCGGCTGCTCGATTTATCATCTAACGCGCTGCGGGCGCTGGGACGCCACGACCTCGACGGGCTGGGGGCGCTCGAGAGGCTGCTGCTGTTCAATAACCGCCTGGCGCACTTGGATGTGCACGCCTTCCGAGGCCTGGGCGCGCTCAGCCGTCTCTACCTGGGTTGCAATGAACTCTCATCCTTCTCTTTCGACCACCTACACGGGCTGGGCACCACCCACCTCCGTACTCTGGACCTGTCCTCCAACCGCCTGGGCCGCATCCCCGTGGCCCACCTGGCTGCCCTGCCAGCCTTTCTCAAGAACGGCCTTTACCTGCACAACAACCCCCTGCCCTGTGACTGCCGCCTCTACCACCTGCTGCGGCGCTGGCAACAGCGGGGCCTCAGTGCTGTGAGCGACTTCGCCCGAGAATACATGTGCCTAGCCTTCAAGGTGCCTGCGTCCCGAGTGCGCTTCTTTGAGCACAGCCGTATCTTCCAGAACTGCTCAACTGCCCTGGCTCGGGGCCTAGAGCGGCCCGAAGAGCAGCTGCATGTGCAGATGGGTCGGTCCCTGACACTGCGCTGCAACACCAGCGCCCCAGCTGTCCGCGTCGCCTGGGTGTCGCCGCAGCATGAGCTGCTTGTGGCACCAGGATCCCAAGACGGCAGTATCTCGGTGCTGGCTGACGGCAGCCTGGCCATCAGCAACGTGCAGCCGCAGCATGAGGGGGTCTTTGTGTGTCTGGCCAGCGGGCCCCGCCTGCATCATAACCAGACGCATGAGTACAATGTGAGCGTGCACTTCCCGCACCCTGAGCCTGAGGCTTTCAACACGGGCTTCACCACCCTGTTGGGCTGCGCCGTGGGCCTGGTGCTCGTGCTGCTCTACTTGTTTGCGCCGCCCTGCCCCGGCTGCCGCCGCTGCTACCGCCGCACCTGCCGCTGTCGCTGCTGGCCCCGGGCACCAAGCCCCCTCCGGGAGCTGAGCGCACAGTCCTCGGTGCTCAGCACCACCCCGCCGGATGTGCCCAGCCGCAAGGCCAGTGTCCACAAGCATGTGGTCTTTCTGGAGCCGGGCAGGAGGGGCCTCAATGGGCGCGTGCAGCTGGCAGTGGCTGAGGACTTTGATCTCTACAATCCCGTGGGCCTGCAGCTCAAAGCTGGCTCTGAGTCGGCCAGTTCCACAGGCTCTGAGGGTCTGGTGATGACCTAa
- the GMPPB gene encoding mannose-1-phosphate guanyltransferase beta: MKALILVGGYGTRLRPLTLSIPKPLVDFCNKPILLHQVEALAAAGVDHVILAVSYMSQMLEKEMKAQEQRLGIRISMSHEEEPLGTAGPLALARDLLSETADPFFVLNSDVICDFPFQAMVQFHRHHGQEGSILVTKVEEPSKYGVVVCEADTGRIHRFVEKPQVFVSNKINAGMYILNPTVLRRIQLQPTSIEKEIFPVMAKEGQLYAMELQGFWMDIGQPKDFLTGMCLFLQSLRQKQPEQLCSGPGIVGNVLVDPSARIGQNCSIGPNVSLGPGVVVEDGVCIRRCTVLRDAHIRSHSWLESCIVGWRCRVGQWVRMENVTVLGEDVIVNDELYLNGASVLPHKSIGESVPEPRIIM; the protein is encoded by the exons ATGAAGGCGCTGATCTTGGTGGGCGGCTATGGGACGCGTCTGCGGCCGCTTACGCTGAGCATCCCGAAGCCACTGGTGGATTTCTGCAATAAGCCCATCTTGCTGCACCAAGTGGAGGCGCTGGCCGCG GCAGGCGTGGACCACGTGATTCTGGCCGTGAGCTACATGTCTCAGATGCTGGAGAAGGAAATGAAGGcgcaggagcagagg CTGGGAATCCGAATCTCCATGTCTCATGAAGAAGAGCCTCTGGGGACAG CCGGGCCCCTGGCACTTGCCCGTGACTTGTTGTCTGAGACTGCAGACCCTTTCTTCGTTCTCAACAGTGATGTGATCTGCGATTTCCCCTTCCAGGCCATGGTGCAGTTCCACCGGCACCATGGCCAGGAGGGCTCCATCCTG GTGACCAAAGTGGAGGAACCCTCTAAGTATGGTGTGGTGGTATGTGAGGCTGACACAGGCCGCATTCACCGGTTCGTGGAGAAGCCGCAGGTGTTTGTGTCCAACAAGATCAACGCAGGAATGTACATCCTGAACCCTACAGTGCTGCGGCGTATCCAG CTGCAGCCTACGTCCATTGAGAAGGAGATCTTCCCTGTCATGGCCAAGGAGGGGCAGCTGTATGCCATGGAGCTacagg GCTTCTGGATGGATATAGGGCAACCCAAGGATTTCCTCACCGGCATGTGCCTTTTTCTACAGTCCCTGCGACAGAAGCAACCTGAGCAACTGTGCTCAGGCCCTGGCATTGTGGGCAACGTACTGGTG GACCCAAGTGCCCGCATTGGTCAGAACTGCAGCATCGGCCCCAACGtgagcctggggcctggtgtGGTGGTGGAGGATGGCGTGTGCATCCGACGGTGCACAGTACTTCGAGATGCCCATATCCGATCCCACTCCTGGCTCGAGTCCTGCATTGTGGGCTGGCGCTGCCGCGTGGGCCAGTGG GTACGCATGGAGAACGTGACGGTGCTGGGTGAAGATGTCATCGTTAACGACGAGCTCTACCTCAACGGGGCCAGTGTGCTGCCCCACAAGTCTATCGGCGAGTCAGTACCAGAGCCTCGCATCATCATGTGA